One Nicotiana tomentosiformis chromosome 4, ASM39032v3, whole genome shotgun sequence genomic window carries:
- the LOC104099290 gene encoding ADP-ribosylation factor 2-like — MGLTFTKLFSRLFAKKEMRILMVGLDAAGKTTILYKLKLGEIVTTIPTIGFNVETVEYKNISFTVWDVGGQDKIRPLWRHYFQNTQGLIFVVDSNDRDRVVEARDELHRMLNEDELRDAVLLVFANKQDLPNAMNAAEITDKLGLHSLRQRHWYIQSTCATSGEGLYEGLDWLSNNIANKS, encoded by the exons ATGGGGCTAACATTCACCAAGCTTTTCAGCCGGCTTTTCGCCAAGAAGGAAATGCGAATTCTCATGGTTGGACTTGATGCAGCTGGTAAAACCACCATATTGTACAAGCTCAAGCTGGGGGAGATCGTCACTACTATTCCTACCATTG GTTTCAATGTGGAAACTGTTGAGTACAAGAATATCAGCTTCACTGTTTGGGATGTTGGGGGTCAGGACAAG ATTCGTCCATTGTGGAGGCACTATTTCCAGAACACTCAGGGTCTCATTTTTGTGGTTGATAGCAATGACAGAGACCGTGTTGTTGAGGCAAGAGATGAGTTGCATAGGATGTTGAATGAG GATGAGCTTCGGGACGCTGTGCTGCTTGTTTTTGCTAACAAACAAGATCTTCCTAATGCAATGAACGCTGCTGAAATAACTGATAAGCTTGGACTGCACTCTCTCAGGCAGCGTCACTG GTACATTCAGAGCACTTGTGCAACATCTGGAGAGGGGCTTTATGAGGGTCTTGATTGGCTTTCTAACAACATTGCCAACAAG TCCTAA